One Prinia subflava isolate CZ2003 ecotype Zambia chromosome 9, Cam_Psub_1.2, whole genome shotgun sequence DNA segment encodes these proteins:
- the SRGN gene encoding serglycin, translating into MPAKMQLLIRCNGRIFLAICLILFVGYTAQGAPLQRARYKRVRCRPEAWSANCIEEKGPWFYLPTGGANRILPPVADSSLMKRYQELRNIFPLSDEDSGSGSNAMVEAEPASGSGLGDNDSFSEVKLPDFLESLRGTELKETLSEEDLLL; encoded by the exons ATGCCAGCCAAAATGCAGCTCCTTATCAGATGTAACGGGAGGATTTTCCTGGCTATTTGTTTAATCCTCTTTGTGGGATACACAGCACAAG GTGCTCCGTTGCAGAGGGCGAGGTACAAGAGGGTGAGGTGCCGGCCTGAAGCCTGGTCTGCTAACTGCATCGAAGAGAAGGGGCCCTGGTTTTACCTGCCCACAGGTGGGGCCAACAGGATCCTTCCTCCCGTGGCAGACTCATCCCT GATGAAGAGATACCAGGAGCTGCGCAATATATTCCCTCTCTCGGATGAGGATTCCGGCTCCGGGTCCAATGCCATGGTGGAAGCAGAGCCAGCCTCTGGGTCGGGGCTTGGTGACAATGACAGCTTCTCTGAGGTGAAGCTGCCTGACTTCCTGGAGAGCCTGCGAGGCACCGAGCTGAAGGAAACGCTGTCGGAGGAGGATTTGCTCCTGTAG